Proteins encoded within one genomic window of Chloroflexota bacterium:
- a CDS encoding M67 family metallopeptidase — MDTVRIPRAFHAEMIAHAREGFPNEICGLIMGPHGELRELHRVRNAAIDPLYTYDMDPHELLRLNQRADDLGWEFTLIYHAHPPFAEAYPSATDVARAYYPDAVYVILAIGRAGTHLREQMRDPAQRAAVVAVLGDPQALEPRVRAYRIIKDDLFGKTGRIEELMVELV; from the coding sequence ATGGATACCGTCAGGATTCCGCGCGCGTTCCACGCGGAGATGATCGCGCACGCGCGCGAGGGATTTCCGAACGAAATATGCGGGCTGATCATGGGGCCGCACGGCGAACTGCGCGAACTGCACCGCGTACGCAACGCCGCCATCGATCCGCTCTATACCTATGACATGGACCCGCATGAGCTCCTGCGCCTGAACCAGCGCGCCGACGACCTCGGCTGGGAGTTCACGCTCATCTACCACGCGCACCCGCCGTTCGCCGAAGCCTACCCCTCGGCGACCGACGTGGCGCGCGCATACTATCCCGACGCCGTGTACGTCATCCTCGCGATCGGCCGCGCCGGCACACACCTGCGCGAGCAGATGCGCGATCCGGCGCAGCGCGCCGCCGTCGTCGCCGTCCTGGGCGATCCGCAGGCGCTCGAGCCGCGCGTGCGCGCCTACCGCATCATCAAAGACGATCTCTTCGGCAAGACTGGGCGCATCGAAGAATTGATGGTGGAGCTCGTATGA
- a CDS encoding MoaD/ThiS family protein, with protein MTQVATVRIPTPLRRLTGNQAKVQVGGGTIGELIGALELAHPGIKDRLVDESGEIKRFVNIFVNGEEIRTLHGPATAVKDGDEVSIIPAMAGGAPAQACFCCSPMRARD; from the coding sequence ATGACGCAAGTGGCTACTGTACGCATTCCCACACCGCTACGCCGCCTCACCGGCAACCAAGCCAAGGTGCAAGTCGGCGGCGGCACAATTGGCGAGCTGATCGGCGCGCTGGAATTGGCGCACCCCGGCATCAAGGACCGGCTCGTGGACGAGAGCGGCGAGATCAAGCGCTTCGTCAACATTTTCGTGAACGGCGAGGAGATCCGCACCCTGCATGGGCCGGCAACGGCCGTCAAGGACGGCGACGAGGTGTCGATCATTCCCGCGATGGCCGGCGGTGCGCCTGCGCAGGCCTGCTTCTGTTGTAGCCCGATGCGAGCTCGTGACTAG
- a CDS encoding DUF2085 domain-containing protein, translated as MSNPSSRSALKTVDNIAVAIASNWLNVFLVGYGIWVLLPFTTPFLMQIGWTLPANLLYALYSLFCHQLPERSLFFFGDKLMYSFQEIAQYWPTNNPIILRQFVGNEELGWKMAWSDRMISVYGGVWLAGLLWAALGPKRAPRLSLFWWIVIGVAPLGIDGVSHMLNDIVAGTSGLGFRDTNTWLVALTGNVLPADFYQGDALGSFNSWARWLSGFLFAFASVFALFPIIGGSMDDTARDAERQLSRIAAREQQNKPQA; from the coding sequence ATGTCCAACCCGTCATCACGCAGCGCGCTGAAGACCGTCGATAACATCGCCGTCGCCATCGCCAGCAACTGGCTGAACGTGTTCCTGGTCGGCTACGGCATCTGGGTGCTGCTGCCGTTCACGACGCCGTTCCTAATGCAGATCGGCTGGACGCTGCCGGCCAATCTGCTGTATGCACTGTACAGCCTGTTCTGTCACCAGTTGCCGGAGCGCTCGCTATTTTTCTTCGGCGACAAGTTGATGTACTCGTTCCAGGAGATCGCGCAGTACTGGCCGACCAACAACCCGATCATCCTGCGCCAGTTCGTCGGCAACGAGGAACTGGGTTGGAAGATGGCCTGGAGCGACCGGATGATCTCGGTCTATGGCGGCGTCTGGCTGGCCGGCCTGCTCTGGGCGGCGCTGGGACCGAAGCGTGCGCCGCGCCTGTCGCTGTTCTGGTGGATCGTGATCGGCGTCGCGCCGCTCGGCATCGATGGCGTGTCGCATATGCTGAACGACATTGTGGCGGGCACCAGCGGACTCGGCTTCCGCGACACGAACACCTGGCTGGTGGCGCTGACCGGCAACGTGCTGCCGGCGGATTTCTACCAGGGCGACGCGCTCGGCTCGTTCAACTCATGGGCGCGCTGGCTGAGCGGCTTCCTGTTCGCGTTTGCGAGCGTGTTCGCGCTGTTCCCGATCATCGGCGGCTCGATGGACGACACGGCGCGCGACGCCGAGCGGCAACTATCGCGCATCGCCGCGCGCGAGCAGCAGAACAAACCGCAAGCGTAA
- the moeB gene encoding molybdopterin-synthase adenylyltransferase MoeB, translating to MITKDRLLAQVKKQITEVDIHQVKDDLAVRRPVTLIDIREQDEVAQGYIPGARHIPRGFLELRIEDTQPDRNAEIVLYCAGGVRTVLGARALQEMGYTNVRSMIGGFGAWKNAGYRWTLPRQMSDEQRIRYSRHTLIPEVGEEGQFKLFDARVLLIGAGGLGSPAATYLAAAGVGTIGIVDFDTVDLSNLQRQILHHVDDIGRPKVESAADAIHAMNPDVNVIAHRIQLSSENAKDVLKDYDVVINGSDNFPTRYLVNDACAMLGKPLVDASIFQFEGQLTVFDVERGGPCYRCLYPTPPPPGEVPSCAEGGVLGVLPGVIGSLQAVEAIKLILGVGDTLMGRLMLYDALSGEFSELKLPKNANCPVCGDDPSITQLIDYDEFCGLPSSRHHAASPVGTGL from the coding sequence ATGATCACGAAAGACAGACTGCTGGCGCAGGTCAAGAAGCAAATCACGGAAGTGGACATCCATCAGGTCAAGGACGATCTCGCCGTGCGGCGGCCGGTCACCCTGATCGATATTCGCGAGCAGGACGAGGTGGCGCAGGGCTATATCCCCGGCGCGCGGCACATCCCGCGCGGCTTTCTCGAACTGCGCATCGAAGATACGCAGCCGGACCGCAACGCCGAGATCGTGCTGTACTGCGCCGGCGGCGTCCGCACGGTACTGGGCGCGCGCGCGCTGCAGGAGATGGGCTATACCAACGTGCGCTCGATGATCGGCGGCTTCGGCGCCTGGAAGAACGCGGGCTACCGCTGGACGTTGCCGCGCCAGATGAGCGACGAGCAGCGCATCCGCTACAGCCGCCACACGCTGATTCCCGAAGTCGGCGAAGAGGGCCAGTTCAAGCTGTTCGACGCCAGGGTGCTGCTGATTGGCGCGGGCGGGCTCGGCTCGCCCGCGGCGACCTACCTCGCCGCGGCCGGCGTCGGCACGATCGGCATTGTGGACTTCGACACTGTCGACCTCTCGAACCTCCAACGCCAGATCCTGCATCACGTCGACGACATCGGCCGCCCAAAGGTCGAGAGCGCCGCCGACGCGATCCATGCCATGAATCCGGATGTCAACGTCATCGCGCACCGCATCCAGTTGTCGTCCGAGAACGCGAAGGATGTGCTGAAGGACTACGACGTCGTTATCAATGGCTCCGACAACTTCCCGACGCGCTATCTGGTCAACGACGCGTGCGCGATGCTCGGCAAGCCGCTGGTGGACGCCAGCATCTTCCAGTTCGAGGGCCAGTTGACGGTCTTCGACGTCGAGCGCGGCGGACCGTGCTACCGCTGCCTGTATCCGACGCCGCCGCCGCCGGGCGAGGTGCCGTCGTGCGCCGAGGGCGGCGTGCTCGGCGTGCTGCCGGGTGTGATCGGCTCGCTGCAGGCGGTCGAGGCGATCAAGCTGATCCTCGGCGTGGGCGACACGCTGATGGGCCGCCTGATGCTGTACGATGCGCTGTCCGGCGAGTTTTCGGAACTGAAGCTGCCCAAGAACGCCAACTGCCCGGTCTGCGGCGACGACCCGAGCATCACGCAGTTGATCGACTACGACGAGTTCTGCGGCCTGCCGTCCTCGCGCCATCACGCCGCAAGCCCTGTAGGGACGGGTCTTTGA